The Culex pipiens pallens isolate TS chromosome 2, TS_CPP_V2, whole genome shotgun sequence DNA window tttacaaaaatataaaaattcgaagtatagaaaaatatacaaattcgaagtttacaaaaatacaaaaaattgatgtttacaaaaatttgaagtttacaaaaatacaaaaattcgaagtttacaaaaatacaaaaaatcaaagtttacagaaatacaaaatttcgaattttacaaaaataaaaaaaaatcgaggtttgcaaaaatacaaaatttgaagtttacaaaaatacaaaaattcgaagtttacaaaaatataacaattcgaagatgacaaaaatacaaaacattgaagttcattaaaatacaaaatttcgaagtttacaaaaatataaaaattcgaagtttacaaaaatacaaaacattgaagtttacaaaaatacaaaaattcgaagtttacaaaaatagaaaatatcgaAGTTTACAGGAATACAAAAATTCGAAGTTTACAGGAATACAAAAATTCgaagtttacaaaaatacaaaatttgaagcttacaaaaatacaaaaaaatttagtttacaaaaatacaaaaattggaagtttacaaaaattccaagtttacaaaaatataaaaattcaaagtttacaaaaatacaaaaattccaagtttataaaaatataaaaattcgaagttaaccaaaatacaaaaaatttaagtttacaaaaatttccaagttcacataaatataaaaatgtcaaagtttacaaaatggacaaaatggacaaaattgtcaaaattgacaaaatggacaaaatggacaaaatggacaaaattgacaaaattgcgaaaattgacaaaattgacaaaatagacaaaatggacaaaatggacaaaatggacaaaattgacaaaattgacaaaatggacaaaatggacaaagtggacaaaatggacaaaatggacaaaatggacaaaatggacaaaatggacaaaatggacaaaatggacaaaatggacaaaatggacaaaatggacaacgtggacaaaatggacaaaatggacaaaatgaacaaaatggacaaaatggacaaaatggacaaaatggacaaaatggacaaaatggacaaaatggacaaaatggacaaaatggacaaaatggacaaaatggacaaaatggacaaaattgacaaaatggacaatatggacaaaatggacaatATGGACAACgtggacaaaatggacaaaatggacaaaatggacaaaatggacaaaatggaccaaattgacaaaatggacaaaatggacatAATGGACAAAAAAGAATTTTCCGATTGACATATTCAGTGACATATTTGTCCCCAGAAGCTAACGCCCTTGTacgaacatttttgaaatttgaactttGTGGGTTATCTCCGCTTGAGGACACTACCTCCCCGCCGAGCTGAACTTGTTGTTCCAAGTCTCAAAACTATTACGAAACGCAACCGAACCAATCCGGCTCCGGCGATCCGGATTACAAACTTCAAATAGAACAAAGTGCGCGCGCCTCGTGTGCTAGAATCGACGTGTGCTCGAGCGTTGTTTACCGGTTCGCGCGAGCTGGATTTCTTTCTGATAAGGGGGCCACAGCGCGGCCATtattgctgctgctgatgttAGAGCCTCTATCTTTATTGTGTTGACTTTGAGGCGTTTATTGCATACACGCCGCAGTATTGGAACAGTGATAACCTTTGAGTAGTGGCGATCGTGGACGGTCATCGGGAAACCGGTTCGAACCGCGATCGCACCGGATCGCTTCTTCGAAGCGATGTGTTCTAGAAATCGAACGGACAAGGCTGCAAGTCGCGATCTGGTTTGTGCTGGTGCGCGATTACAAGATCATCCCGTCCGTCATCCACGTCTCACGTCCGTCTGTCAAGTCTGATGAGAGCGTCCGTCGTCTTCCTTGTAGATCCTCGCCATCCCGCAGTGTGGCCTCTCGACGTCGGTCCAGTCGATCTCGATCTGGCAATGCCTGAAGCACATCGTCCAAAACGAGGGCGGTCGCGCCCTGTTTAAGGGCCTCGGGCCGAACATTGTCGGCGTGGCGCCGTCCCGTGCGATCTACTTTTGTGCGTACTCCAAGGCCAAAAATGCGCTGAACACGGTTGGGTAAGTCGATCCCCCGATCATTCCGTTGTCGACGTCCTCTCTACATGAACTTTTGTCTATCCAAAACAGCATCATCCCGGCCAACTCGCCGCTCGTGCACATCATGAGTGCGTCCTGCGCCGGCTTCGTGTCCGCCACGCTCACCAACCCGATCTGGTTCGTCAAGACGCGCCTCCAGCTGGACTACAACGCCAACGCGAAGCAGTCCGTGTCGGAGTGCGTACGCCGGATCTACGCGACGCAGGGCCTGACCGGGTTCTACAAGGGCATCACCGCCAGCTACGTCGGAATCTCCGAGACGGTCATCCACTTTGTGATCTACGAGGCGCTCAAGAAGAAACTGGTACGTATCCTCGGAACTCGCCGGCACCCATTAACCATAAACCATCTCTCTCTTATAGTTCTTGTATGTGTTCGCTTACTTGCTAATCCTAATCATGGCGAGGGTGGTGGTGCGTGACCCGCACCGTCCCCGCGCCGAAACCATGAACTCACCTCATCTTGCATGGGGTTGAAGCGGGCCCTTTTTATGTCCAGCAAGCGCAATGTCTTGCTACAAACTTGTGTtgtgtccaaaaaaaaaactctttggcTGAGTCGAGCTGAGGCCGCTGATTGCGCACGATTGGTCACATTCCATTCCaagcgaaaaaaataatacagccTGATGTGAAATGGAATCAGTCGTAAGAATCGATGGTAATTTGCTCAACATAAAATTCTCGTATACACAGTCATAGTTTTGTAGGTTGTCAcgtcacacacacaaaaaatctcGGTGCATGTGCCCGTCGTCGCCATCGTCATCGCCGTCGTCACCTGGTCCCGATCCCGGAGAATCAGAGAAGTCACGGATGTCCCACGGATGTTCGATGTATGTGCAGAGTATGAACTAAAAAGAAACGTAAAATCAGTATCTCAGGGGCATGTTGCAATGGGCGGCAGCGAACCGACGGACTTGCTCTGTATCTTGTAAGAGATAAGACAAGTCCCCACACGCTGGACAGGCTCTGTACGTGAAAGGAAATTGACCTTTTTGCCTCGGGTGAGCCGAGCGCGAAACTTGTTTTGGTATCATACTTTGTTGTAGAGCTTGGGACTAGTTTGGTCGTTgaatttaaataagctttcttgAGACTTTCTTTGGATGTACTTGTAGAATAGAATTATGTGGTTACATTACTTTCCCATTTTTGGCGACACCAACGATGTTAATTTTTGAAAGCATCAAAAaggatttgaatttattttcggCATCGTTCCCACATTGTCAAAATGTCTTTCAAATATATTTACTCATTTCTCTGATATCTAATATACAGATATCCCACGACAGCCATAATGccatattttttatgaagaaattcattttcatcgaatCTTATTATTTGTGAGATACAGCCTCAGAaattaattgtccgattttcaatgttacagATAGAGAGAACATagttgaaattttctcaaatattctcctcaaaaatatttttttcaggagtgttctgccgttctacgcataattgtcccatgttcaataaagtgcaactgagaaaaacgcgatttaaattaaattaaaaaaaaacataaaaaattgacctagaaatttttaaatgtattccTAAAAGTAGCCATAACAAGAAAACAGTACatactatcaaaaaaaaaaaaaaaaaatagtgcttttcgattttaaattcaattttgctttaaaaattgatttttaattttttttgtcagcattttcaatattttcagaaaaaatacactattttaataaaaaaaaaaatacgtattatgGGTCATCAACTTTTAGTCattaaaagttcaataaaaatggatgattttttttccgtgtgagacttattttttctgaaaagtcctaataacctacaactttgccgaagagggaccatccataaaccacgtggacacttattTGAAATCTCAGACCATGGTCCCAGACGCCAAATCGAATATAAAATCAGATTAGATTTTGATTTGtaagatgccattttgcatcattagtttgtccatataattttccatacaaatttggcagctgatatatgaaaatctgtatctattgaaggatttttttgatcgatttggtgtcttcggcaaagttgtaggtataggtaaggaccacactgaaaaaaaatgttaaaaattgttggtgatttttaatttgattttttgtcactaaaacttgatttgcaaaaaaacactatttttatttttttttctgatatgttttgggGACATTAAAAgccagcttttcagaaatttccagaacgggcaaacaaatcattgatcgagttatgaatttttgaatcagtactgatatttaaaaaaatcgaaatattggccgcaaaaatgtttcgttttcaTTATTActctattctatttttttttactgagcttaaattgaaattttagtacttttccGGTTCTGAATGTTGCTCATTAACTTGGTTGATCGGAAAAGATTCGAATGCCTCAAAACTTACAATAACATCAATATTTCCAATTTAAGTTGTGATAAATATATCTTCGACATCCATTGAGGtattttagatattattttgagtttcctattttttttaatacgttttttgtaattttgtaatttgaccCGGAATAACACACTTGGACATTTGTCTATTTCAAATCTCAACTTCGACAAAAATCaacatttatcaaaaatataaaaaaatgatttctggaccagatttttaaaattattgaaattcaaaatcaaggcacacatgaaatttaaacaaagtctccaaatttctcgaaaaaaaaaataatataggtaaaaagtgtatttaaaaaaaacggaaaggCTTAAAAATTCCAACACAAAGTCGTATGGAAAATGAGATTTTAATTAATTGCTCTCATATTATGGATTTCAACCTATGGCTCCAAGAATATCAATACGATCCAAATGAGTCGTTCATTAGGATTTATAAATCTTTTGGAGTGttttccaaaaccggaaatgttttagttttttaaagtccttttcaacttttcaactaaaTAATTTGAAGCTTAATTAAATATGAGACGGCAGTttcaagtacagtccagactcgattatccgaagttcgattattcgaaggtttgtatgggataataaaaaaatacattttttcaatatttcatcatcgccattttggtcgccatcttggatttaaaactcTAAATTACTTTATAGTTGTTTAAGGGCCATaattaagctcaacaatcaaaaataagacaacgaaatagtagtttatgcaacaagttgcaacgagttccatacaagatttttttgcaattccgaaaaacacccattgagtgaaattttatgtcaaattttcatgtattttgtcaataaatcgtttgaatcaaaaaaatgttgaaaagtgttacttttcgaaacaagtgctgaaaagttcaacttttcagcactcatttcagtgctgaaaagtagaacatttcagcatttattttgaaaaatgttgctattcgattctgttattttttgcaattccgtcgtgaaactacttacttttcctgtcattcttgaacgacgaaatagcctacttttctgtatcaaaaataacagaatcgaatagcaacatttttcaaaaaaaaagctgaaatgttctacttttcatcactgaaatgggtgctgaaaagttgaacttttcagcacttgtttcgaaaagtaacacttttcaacatttttttgattcaaacgatttattgacaaaatacttgaaaatttgacataaaatttcactcaatgggtgtttttcggaattgcaaaaaatgttgtatggaactcgttgcaaaacttgattttttcagcactcttcgtatttatccaactcggtgaacctcgttggataaatgtacgactcgtgctgaaaaaatcctctttttgcaacttgttgcataaactactatttcgtgattccattatccgaagtttcgattatccgaagtgaaattttgccaacaccctttggataatcgagtctgcacTCTGTATTAAGTAGGTATTAAGAAAAACAGCAATCTGAGAAAAACTTAAGGCGTCACCCATAATATTTCTTGTTAGGATTTCGCgcaagatttcaaaatttaagaacaaTGATTCTTTTGTAGTTTTTCACTAATTCAACAGATTTTGTTTAATGCTGTCCAAAATTTGACTAGAGTTGATggaatacagtttttttttaccagaTCTCACCTCAAGTCAAGTCGTTCAGACAAATTTGAAGAAAGGAAGCAAAAAGGTCAACCGAACACCCGTACAAGCCACCACCCTCGGATACCGTCTCCTTCCGAGACTGTTCCGAAGCCAGTTTTATTATTCGCACATGCCCCGCCCCGTTTTGTACCGCTAAATTTCTCGTCTGTGTATTTCTTTTCCCTATTTTTTAGTCTCTGTCGTGCGCACACATCGCTCTCGATCTTCGTCCTTCATCTGTGTCTatgttgtgtgtgtgcgtgcgtgtttGTGCTCGAGGGGAGTTGTCCCCAAATGTCCTCTCCCGCGAAAAATGACACCCGCATCTAGTATGAGTTTtacatatatattttatttataaacctACCTCATTTAATCAATCGATTCCCAAAACAAAAGGCATCTGTTTGTTGTCCTTCATTTTGCGCTGCGCTCACGCCCCCGGACCAGGGGTCACACGTCTCAATCGTTTGACCCCTCCCGGCGGACTTTCAGCCAGCGGTCAATACGCCAACCAACCTCTTCAAGGTATCGCCGAGCCTGTTTTTGTCTAATCTCGTCCGTTCGCTCTTCACCACCTGTACAGAACGAGATGCGCGACACCAGCCCAGGAGACGACAAGACTTCGCGCGACTTTCTGGAGTTTATGGCGGCCGGGGCGACCTCCAAGACGATCGCGTCGGTGGTGGCGTACCCGCACGAGGTGGCCCGGACCCGGTTGCGCGAGGAGGGCAACAAGTACCGCAGCTTCTGGCAGACGATTCACACGGTGTGGAAGGAGGAGGGCAAGGCGGGACTGTACCGGTGAGTTGGAGTTGGTCAACCCTCGGTTGAAGACGTTGTGCTAATAAATTCGTGTTAATTAATTTTAGTGGCCTCGGCACGCAGCTGGTCCGACAGATCCCGAACACGGCCATTATGATGGCCACGTACGAGGCCGTCGTGTACGTGCTGTCCAACCAGTTCAACAACCCGGCCGGCAACCTGATGGTGGGCAACTGAGAGCAGGCCGATGGCGGCGGGACCGATACTGGCTATCGGTTCCCGGCGCTGGCCACGCTGCTTGAACGCGCTCGCGTTGCCGAGGAGGAGGACGTCGTCACCTCGGGGACCACCGCCTTCGAGGTCGAGCTCGAGTCGGCGTTCATTGTACATTGTATTAGTGATTTCTTCGTAGATCTGTAAGGATCTACCGCGGAAGGTACGAACGAACGCGTGAGGAGGGAGGGTCATtggattgttgtttttttacacGCGCGCCCTCCGCAGAGAAaaattgttaaacatatttatatACACAAACACTCAATTGATTATTATATTTCTCAAAAATGCGAACAAAATTCTgtagtttgtaagaaaagcgCAAACACATCGAGCGTTGGTTTCGATGATTTCGCCAAATTTCCTGTTGTACAAGTGagaaaagattacaaaaaaagaacacacacaAAAATCTTGAACGATTGTGAGACTGactgtgaaattttgttttgtttttgcaaaatgttagtttaacttgtttttgtttcgtttaTTCGCATATTATTTTCGGTTCTACGGAaaagagagattttttttctgtttgcaaTCCCTAATTTGCTTCGCCCGCTAGTTTGTAAGCAATTCACCCCAAATTAGTCAAGAAGCACCAAGTCGCttgaaaaaattatattaatttttgactCGGGCTTCCTTAATTCACATGTAATGCTTTATCGTAAAACAAAACCTTCTAGTTCAAATAAATACGCAATAGAAACTCCAAGTCGACCAAATCAAAGGGAAAGGGGGGCATCTTCCAACTGCAACGCGAGCCAATTAACGCACATCTAGAGCACTTTTAGGGATTCTGATTTGTGGTTAATTGAGAGAGCTGATTGTCAGGGTGGTCACTTAAGTCCAGAattcaagaaaacaaaataatctcaaaattaatcgcaaaaaatacaaaactcacTTCTAAAAACATGTGTGAAAAAACTGCATAAAGTGATCAActcttgttattttaatttttatatttttagctttgatttgtcaaacatgaaaaaattacaaaaatatcaaaattactcgaaaataaaaatctgccaaaattaaaaaaaaagcaaaaagcataatttgctaaaaataacaaaatttgaaaaaaaaataacataatttgtcaaaaaataacaaaatttgaaaaaatagcaaaatttgtaaaaaaataacaaattctgtaaaaaaatgtaaaaaatattaaaaataacataatttgttaaaaatagcataatttgtcatttttgcttgctaatttttacaaattttgttatttttgacacACTTTGTTAATTGTgactaattttgtttttttttacttattttgtaaaatttaacaatttttgttatttttgacacattttgttattttttttgacaaattttgttaattccaacagtttttattttattttatcacgatttgttaagtgttatttttgataaattttgttattgttgttaaatttagctttttttaacaattttttttaattctgacaGAGTTTGTTATTTTTGACACATTTTGGTAATTGTGacaaattatgttatttttgacttattttgttaattttaacaaatgGTGTTATTTTTGACGCATTTTacctagaatattttttcacaaattttgttattttgacaaatttagcaattttcaaaaaaaaattgtttttattttttacataacatgttatttttgacagattttgttatttctaacaaattttgttattgttgttaaatattgttttttgttgtcaaatttagtaaattttgaaaaatttcgtttttttacaaatttttttaattttgacaaattttgttaatgTTGACTAACTTtgttaattttgacaaattttgttaatgTTGACGAACTTTGttaattttgacaaactttgtttttgtcaatttgttatttttgttaattttgattttttttgttaattttgacttttttttttaaattttgacacaTTTTATTAATCttataaaaaagtaattttagacattttttttatttttaaaatttttattatttttgacaaattttgttattttttgtgaaattttgttattttgacatattttgctattttgacatattttgctattttgacatattttgctattttgacatattttgtattttttaacaaattgttaTTGTACAAGCTTTgttgtttttgacaattttattttacggacttgttattctttttacaaattttgttatttttgaattaatttgttagttttgacatttttttttaaattttcggttttatgtaattttggaaaagttttgtaatttttcacaaatttaataatttttgacaaattttgtgatttcagacatttcttttatttttgccaTTAATGATTTTTATGCTGTTATAGGACgcgttttttcttttgtttttcgaACAGTTTTAGAAGATTTCAAATCctattaattttctgaaaatatgagagcaaacagaaaatttcaataaataaatttcagtggccaccctgccagattttgatttgtgattGATGAAAAGAGAAATCTGATTGCGCACAGCACAAAAGAAATCATTTGAACTGGAAGTGTGCAGAATGAAGCGCTAGTAAAGTGAACGGAAATTACAGTTTTTGTACGGCTTCTTACAATTgttgttttgtaaatattagGTTTCTAGCACTAGAACACTCATACTGGTACTTGAGCGTAGAGTGAATTGGTTAAAGCAACTTTTAGTCAGTTGATTTTCTCGGCTGGGCAAAACTTGTTTACTAGCAGCATTTATGTATACTTGTTTAGTATTTTGGTAATGAAAGTAAATTTTGGGTTCTAAAAAGCACAGAAAATCTGCGGGAAAGGGAAATTAGCGACAACAATTTTGCCGGGCTAGAAAATGTCTAGACACTCTGTGATTTACATTATATTAACCATATTATATTTAAGAAAGAGAGTAACAAACAAACTTGTGGTACGCGTATATCAAATAGTCGTATTGTATGTCTTAATCAGGAACAGAAAGGAATTTTGACTAGCATTACCTAGAACTGATTACAGCTCTCGTGAGCCTACCTTTAACCCCCAcactgaaaacaaattgaaaccgAAATCAAAGCTTCGTCGTAATGTCACAGTGCTTAAACTGAACCTTTCCCACTTAACTTAAAAGGGCgcgattttaaacaaaaaaactagaaaacacAAATTACGTTaacaaaacagttaaaaaagtacaacgaaaaaaaatcgcattaCAAATAGCAAACAGACAAATACCGAAGAAAGTTGTGCCAAGATTTAGAAGCGTAGTAGCGGAGGTCTGACCTATCTCAACGGCGGCAAAGCCGGCTGACAGTTGACAAAGTGGCGCTGGACGACCGCCAACGTGCGGTCAATGGCCGGCGGCGTTGTCGTTgggaagatgaaaaaaaaacgcgcaATTTGAACACGTACTAAAAATGCTAAAGATAGTTTGATGATGGGAAAGGGCGTTTTACACTGAGAGAGATAGAGGGAAAAAAGATATGAAAAagcgataaaaaaataaacacaaataattttatttatcaagTTACAAGTGAATTGTACCATTTGAAAAAAGCGTAGATTGTAaggataaaattatacaaaacagGTAAAGAATACCTGAAAAAACATACATGCAGATATACACgtaatgcttgaaaaaaaaaaaaaaaaacactgaatcggATATTTCCTTTCAAATTGATGAAAAGAAACAAATATTGagttgtttattttatgaaatatatAACAATAAAGATAAAAATTATGAGCACACCCTACAATATTTATTATTCCAGAGAAAATCGTCCACATAATTGAATCAATTTCCATAACACTAAACACAATCATCATGACAACAATGAACCGTTTGGTAGGGTATGTCCACGTATCCCGTACAGGAAAATGTGATCTGATCACAGAATCCGCCGCGTTAGattttgtacagtccagactcgattatccgaagtttcgattatccgaagtgaaattttgccaaggccttcggatgatcgagtctggactgtaatacattttcgggttttCTTAGATGtacagtagcctgtcccattttgaggtcatgtcgaggaatttcaggtgctcacttcttaaatgatagattatgatgttaggaacaatgttttcttagacaagaaaaaataataaaatactttctcgcaccccctagtcgatttactgaaaaaagtcacttttttgaacaaattttctaaaatcgcttggaatcaatacaaaaactgtttcgatcaggtgtgtattatcttcaaacgatatgtttttgtccatagattaagatgcactatcaatattggaccaaaatttaagtttttggactctcccaggcggatttgtgtcgaaaaaatcgcattttttcgaaacttttttcagaaat harbors:
- the LOC120412474 gene encoding mitochondrial carrier protein Rim2-like — translated: MSNRERDTLIHLFAGGIAGTAGAVVTCPLEVVKTRLQSSSASFISVPPRIVTDHHGAGKLSSSSCGSNEHLRSNSNSAEHHSRQRVCASTLLSRRRPSILAIPQCGLSTSVQSISIWQCLKHIVQNEGGRALFKGLGPNIVGVAPSRAIYFCAYSKAKNALNTVGIIPANSPLVHIMSASCAGFVSATLTNPIWFVKTRLQLDYNANAKQSVSECVRRIYATQGLTGFYKGITASYVGISETVIHFVIYEALKKKLNEMRDTSPGDDKTSRDFLEFMAAGATSKTIASVVAYPHEVARTRLREEGNKYRSFWQTIHTVWKEEGKAGLYRGLGTQLVRQIPNTAIMMATYEAVVYVLSNQFNNPAGNLMVGN